TCTCCACAAAATTCCGTAGTTCAGATATCTAGTGGTGGGTTCtcatttcaaatattaaccTCTTCAGGAAAGATCTATTCAACTGGATCCACATTTACGGGAGGCCATAAAGGTCCAGGCCCTCTTGATTTAGACCATGATTATGATCCATTTAGAGACTTTATTTCTCATATGGAAAGTTCTTTTCCAAGACTTCGAGTGCCTGGCCGAGGTTTGGTAAATACTACCGGATCTTTTAATATACAACGCATCAGCCCTACCACTACTTCCAATGCTTCTATTGGGGAGCCGcatccaaatatttatcagaagttagaagaaattgaaaaatactcTTCTCAGTACATTCCAAATAATGATCATATTAGAAGAATGTTTACAAGTAATTGTTTTGCTGCGTTTCAAGTAGAAGATGTCGCTACATtttttgatgaaaaaaatgctCCAAAATTTATTGCTATTTCTTCTGGGAGAAGTCATTTTATTGGATTAACAGATcaaaatgttttattttcatgGGATTCACCAACATCAGATTTTGGGgcaaaaattgaatttaaagatcTCCCATCAAGAGAAACTAATCCAATCTTGAAAATTGGTTGTGGttggaatttttcttgtatttacatttataatattggtTTGGTAGTATGGAGCTCTCGTTCTTCTATTCAAAAAGGTATTACAGAATCATTTgcaaattataaaataattccaaataCTTCAGAATTATCAGGAgacaataaaatattggatTTTGCTTGTCTACAAGACAATACCGTACTATATATCACTACTTCTGGTAAACAGATTTATTTGTACAAGGATGGACAAACAATCACTTTAGATCTAGATATTAAGGGGAgactattaaaaataacatCCTGTTTTAgtttaataacaatattcACTGATCAACATAGCTATATGCTAAAAGTTAGTAATGGGACTATTGATTATACGAGTTTATCTTCTCTAGATTTAGATATTCAGGGCGAAACAATAATCTCATTAGCTGCCGGAGATTATCATACAATTGGGCTAAGTCAAAGAGGTAACATATATACATGGGGTACAGAAAGTCAGCAATGTGGTTGTTTGGGTCTAGGTGCTCCAGAGTATATTGTTACCCAAGCAATGCTTGGTGAAACTGAAGGTAGAAGAAACataaaagttttaaagCCTACCAAAGTCGAACTAGAAGAGGGTTATAAGTGCATTGGTATCACAGGCGGTGGTTGGCATTCTGGTGcgattttaattaaaaaatgaaatatactattaaaaatgtGTATTTGAACAAGATCTAGTGAAATACGTCCTGCATCATTGTtctttattgaatttttatgataaaattttatataattatacaaaatatctatgtggtttttttaaattgttaCAGTATATCTACATATGTTAGtatatgaataattttttatcatttcaattcaatatttattcgtcatttatattgttattatcatcattattgtcaaattcttcatctacACTTGGGAAATTAATTGGATCAAATCTAGTCCTTAAATTATCCCTTGAATTAGCTTCTTGTGTAGTTGGGTTtcttaaagaaatatttatttgatcaatattattttctctAACAATTGGCCTTAAAACGTCATTGACACGTCTACGTTTCAATTCGATTCTTGAACGTAGTGGTTTGTAATATGCGAtattatcttcatcattaaatatCAACGCTAGTTCTCCAAAGGACCCACTGTTAGTGGTATTTGGTACTTGTCTCATATCAAAGTCTCTTAGTCTTTTAAACTTGTAAATTCTATCTTCTTctgaattttctttatttaatgttTCATCGATCTTCTTTTCTACTTCATTCTCCAATATATTAGATCCTTCCTTATCAGTTGTGTACATTGAAATCCATTCATCTTCTTCCAGTTCCACTGGTCTGAATAATGCAGTGGATAAGTTTAAAGTTATTTTCTCCTTTGGGTCCAACAATGCACTACCTGTTAATCTTAGAGTGAAATAACTTTGGTCCATAGATGCAGTATCCGGTAACAGCGACCATGTCTTAACAGcatgtaaatttttttttacagGATGTTTCAatgtttttaaatctttggAAATAGAATTAAACGTATTTTCAACTCTTTCAGTTATTTGTGAAGagtttaatatattttctaaatcatcttcattagaTCTTCCAGGATAACCAcgttttctattatttatgCCATTTGAATTAGTACTAGTGttagtattattaccaGATGTGATTACACTCGACACATATTCAGTTCTTCTCAAGAAATTAacttttgaaatatcagTCTTTGTTAATCTATCCATTCTTGGGTCTCTAAGCAGAACTCTATCTTTTGGGTCCAGTTTGATACCTTCatatccaaataataatctagTATCCattttatctaataaacctggaaatttcattaaatccAGTGGCAAACCCAAATCATTATCAACATTGACTAATGAAGAAACAGTCGTTTTTGTATaaagagaagaaattatttctgGAGAATCCACTTGTTCTTGTGGAATTTCTGTATACTTCATTAATTTAGGTGGTAATAATGGAGCTGGTAAAGTATTACGATACTTTAATTTGGCAATATATTCTTGTTTTCTGGACATTGTCAATAGGGTATAAAACGGAAATGCTGATTTTTGTCAGTgataaatatgaaattaaaCGTTGATTCAGGGAAATCTCCAgtgaataatataaatctCCAATAATTACAGCCTAATTAATGATaagattttcaattgaGAAAAATGTGTTActttaaagatgaaaaattatgtATGGctattctttttattattatcgaattggaaattttaaatctcaattttccaaattctTGAACTTGTCCGAAAATCCGGGTAAATCTTTCTTCTAAAAAGTCAAGTAATAGCCGCTTAAaccaattaataaaatgaaatataaaaaaaagaaaacaaataaaacaaCATATTACAATGAGTTGGACAAATTTCTTACATACAAGGAGGAATCTAAGGAATATTTAATGGGTTAGTTTTTGGGCAAAATAAATTCTAGAAACTATATAAGAGCATAACAAATAAAAGGAATTTGGCTTATTTATGAGTTGTCATCTTCTACAAGAATGGTTTCTTCCTTGGTATTTTTAGTAGTCTTTTTTGTATTCCAAGGAGTCGTTTCAGTTTCAGTTTTAACAGAAACGGTCCCATCGTCAAAATATGTCTTGTAGAGGCTAATTTTCTGTTTCCCCTCATTGGTAGAATTCATACTAATCGACTGTGACGTTCcgataatatttttatttttattgtcaTTTCCAGTAGCAGAAGACGatccaaatatttgaatatcttCAGGAGTGTTTGGAAAGTtgatttgtttattttgcTGTTTGATCAACTCTTTTCTCTTAGTCTCAAGTAGATCTTTCTCTAGAGATTTCATATGTAGTTTCCAGGATAAATAAACATTATAATTCGAGAAGAACAACCCTAAATCGTGTTTCTTATCGGCAAGtacttcttctttatttggAGCTGATAATAGTTTTGGTTCCCAATGGGTAGAAAATCGAGACTTATTAATGCTGTTACCTTCATTGTTATTGGATGTATTGCTTTTGAAAGGATTAGTATATGGTGGATTGATTTCGTCAGAGGGCGTATTTTTAGGGAATAAACAATTCCAAATACCTGAAGTATCCCATACAGACAATCCACTTAATTTCTTACACTTTTCAAATTGTGAATCAGTTGGAAGTTTCCTACTGCCTGTTAAGAATGAGCTTGGGTTATTACTAAAAGGTAGTAAGTTATCAAAAATACTCGAAGGTGAATCAAAGAATGTTTGGGGTAAAAGCATCCCATTATTGTTGATATAGTTTATAGGATGGTTTTCATATTCAtgatgattatttattaaaaaagacGTAGACTTATTTTCTAGAAATTTCTTATTAAATTGTTCAACGTTTGATGACTCTAGATCTTCTTCTTGACAGATACCCATTGTAAAATAGTGTGTTAGCGAATAATGTTTTTATCTATGGTGTGTTGTATAATACTAAGTTGATAatgtatttgaaaaaaaattcttatcatttatttattccaTTGTAATAAAAAGGGATCTAGAGTTATCAAGCGTGCTTTGTTTCAATGTATCATCCAACAACCTGACTATCTGAGTGTTAAAGAGGAAAGAACTCCGAGATCGTATCGCATGACAAAAAAAGTGaatcttttcaaaaatggAATACTATTGACCATATAAGCAATAAAGGTTTTTGAAGTGAATTATATTATGGAGatattttaacattttattcattacatcgaatttttttgttcctAAGTgcataatttatatattttatttgctAATTCCCCAGTAATGTTTTGTTTTAGTATTAGGGATGCACTTCAAGCATGGTGAATGAATGTATTGTAAGGAAAATGTAGGATTTTAAAGGGACTAAAAAAACACAGAAGAATTGTTAAAAAGTATCTTCAATGTAAGTTCGTTATTAATGGACCACCAACATGACAAcatttagaaatttttttctcaagGAATAgagtttttgaaaataatatatcaaaaataattttatatgaGAGTTCTAGTAAGGaaataacttttttaaaCACTTATACAAAGAGAATTGTGAGCAGCattattatacaaatataaaaagcacaatatattgaatatattgaatttttgtTAATCGATTTCTTCGGCTAAAGATCTATCACAAACCATTGAATACTACAATAAACCATTTTTCactaaaattatataatttaaacaaCCTTACCATCTATATTAcgataatttttgaaaatatatacatatatatatatatatatatatatattgtagTAAacttgttttaaaaaacctttttttttactattacAACTCAACATTTTTAGTTAAAAATTTGTAGACACTAAATATTCTCCGACTAGCTAGCAAAACtaaatgataaaaactCCCTATAACAAGGAATATTAATGcacattttttaatttaaactTTGTGAAACCTGCcggaatatgattatatcattttctattaagtgaTAAGAGACTTTTTATCACGTGccttattgtttaaaatgtgtttttctatttatatcgaaaaacactatttaagaaatatattcattttagttatagtatttactatatatttctaaaaaaaagtaatcgtctttacatcttaaacactgtataacaatgtctaactctcttgaatcccagtaaAATCTTCAAATCATCAGTATCTATCTTCTGGTATGACAATAAATGCATGCTAATATCATTTCTTAATGTTAGCATGGGCCACAAATAAACTTCCTAGCTTTAACAACATAAacttttctttcaaatatctACACATTAAACTACAAAGTTTAAACTCCTGAAGATATCACACATCCTTCCACCATAATCCATATATTTGTCCCGATTTTCATATCATTAACTACATCATCAGTTCCCGTTGAATATACATAGATCTTTTATTGGCTCCCCTTTTTTCCTTGTTATTCATCTCGGTGTCCAACAAAAATGTGACATAGTGATACTGTCAGTACACTGTGTCAAGGGTTAGGAGCTTACAAGCCCTAACTAAATCCGAGACGTTCGCGTCAACATGTTGCGACGCGTAAACTCGCTTGTATATAAAGCGATGCCCATGAGGCATCTATATAGAATTACACAGAATAAGATAAGTAAGTTATagttataagaataatcaGGGTTATAGTTATCTGTAAAATACTACCTAGATcactatataataaaaaatagaGTTGGTACTCTGGCCGAGTGGTCTAAGGCGCCAGAATGAGGTTCTGGTCTCTACGGAGGCGCGGGTTCGAACCCCGCGagtatcaattttttccaaaacaTTCCTAGTCACGTGATTGATTTTACTTAGttttattactttattGATTAATACAGGGTTCATCTCCTcctataataatttattatggATTCAGGTTGATTATATAAATCACAGACtactaaatattttttattagtagccatttaataaaaaaataaaggatATGCGAAGGCCATATCGGAAACAATTCTGATTATGAAATTACAAGATATTTCAATTGGCAAGCTAGAAAGTGATGATGTAAGCATAGTTTACTAAATGGAACCAGGACTTGATATAATTATCTCTCAGATCTTATACAGGGGGTAAGTTTTAAGAGAGATACTCTACTCAGcgaaataaatcaattttatcgTTCAACTTAAAGCCCAGGCAATTTCCATATTCTTATATCAAGAATTAATGCATAGTATAACTTAATCTACTTCTTTCGCTAGAGTTTTACATTGTTATTATCTAAACTTAAGAAATCGCGAAGTCTACacatataaatttattaaaagaaattatacatCGTGCTACTGTTGATCTTACATCCAAAGAAATGGCAATAAGTTTtactaatactaatacAACCTTAGTACCTGAGTTCGGCACAGATATAGAGTTTACTGAAAAATCGTTACTAATACTAGAGATAATTAGAGGCAAACCTCGTTTTGATGGTACTAGTGAcgtattatcattaaatagTTATGTGGCATGGTTAAACAAttgtaaatttattttttaaaaattgaaggttgaagatgaattttggaaaatacGAATAGGAATTGCATTATTAGCAGGTGAAGCTTCCAACTGGTGGACTGAAACAGATTACAAGTTCGACACCTTCGACggtttaaaaaatttcttagAGAAGCAATTTGGAGGAAATATAAGGCTAAGTATCGCACAAAGATGGAGAGACTTAGTTAGCAACAATGGATATGACGGAGTCGCAGTGAGTTTTTTGCCATATGTTATGGAATATCTCACTTTTGAGCAGTATATTATGTTTGACTTGATATATGTATCACCACCTAAGATGCAAATTGAATTACTGTTAAATTTCAATGACTTGAACATTACTTTTTCACAGCTGTTACAACTTGCTAGATCCCACAAGAAAAAGGCGATAGGTTCTGCTCTTAAGAGAAAGGGGGAGAGGacaagaaaacaaaaaaatcttAACAAAAGGTAAGAAGATATCCTGTTGTTTGTTGCAACGTTGAAAAATCAGGGCATAATGCTAGTCCTACTGTTTATTTAGTTATGAAACTCCCcttttggaaaattattGCATACGTAGCCGATGCTAACATGACACATCAAATACAATTTATACAGAATTGGGTCAGAtgttgaataataaatgctactaatataaaatttctttaaatcaCTTGATTACGTTATTTGTTCAGCCTTCGAAAAAGttcatattatattatacaaaACGAATgtataaagaatttatctacgtataaataatattaaaagaaaagtggaaaaaaaaaacacttTATATGTCTAGAAAAACGTATCCTCTctaaatttatctttacCAAATCGAATTAATATTGTAATTTCAAGAGTACTAAATTAtctataatatataatgtCATCGATTTGTTGTAATTTGCTTTTGTTGTAATTTATAGCAACTACtaagaatatatttaatttatgaAGATAGGAAGAAGGTTACCTCTCATTAATCGTAACCCTAAATAATCATTGCAAAGATGTTTAGACTAAATCTTGTACAACATTGTGGTGAGAAGTGcatatcaattttttacaCGAGATGATCCATGAAAGTATATCCCATTATTTAGTCATAATTGATGTGTCCTTTAAATTGAACACGTTGATTCCCCAGTTTCATATACGGAATGTATTTTAGTTAAacaaatatcattaataggTCATTGacagtaaaaaaaaaataaaaaaaataaaataacagATTCAAAGATATATACTTTTGAAGGAAATGCATGACTGACATGAATCActatatttgttttttactatcatattattttccataGTATGGATTGCATGCTCTACCCCACTATACAGAATGGCTCAACCAGTAACCACAAGTTCTCTCCAGGAAATCAGACAACTGCCAATCCAGATTATAATCTAAACAAACAAGCATTAACCTCAACACCACTTGCTAAAAAAATACCCGACAAGCAAGATAAGAATGATTCACCTGTTCAGATCTCCCACTAGATCTCGTTAATTGTATTTCCTATTCCATGTGTGCCTTCGGTTATATTGGAATTTGCTATATAGGGATACGTGGACCTATTTCCGAATCTGTATATCAATATAACTCTAATTTCCATATTTGTATAGTATCATCAAGTATACGACCTCATTAGGATGTCAGAATTCACTCAAAATCCCTAAACTAGTAACTCAATGCAGAATGCGGTAAAGGGGTGTATCTAGCATAACCAAAAATGGATTGTATATATCGCATTAGGACAATTTAATTCGATGAGCTC
This DNA window, taken from Henningerozyma blattae CBS 6284 chromosome 3, complete genome, encodes the following:
- the PAF1 gene encoding Paf1p (similar to Saccharomyces cerevisiae PAF1 (YBR279W); ancestral locus Anc_1.309), with amino-acid sequence MSRKQEYIAKLKYRNTLPAPLLPPKLMKYTEIPQEQVDSPEIISSLYTKTTVSSLVNVDNDLGLPLDLMKFPGLLDKMDTRLLFGYEGIKLDPKDRVLLRDPRMDRLTKTDISKVNFLRRTEYVSSVITSGNNTNTSTNSNGINNRKRGYPGRSNEDDLENILNSSQITERVENTFNSISKDLKTLKHPVKKNLHAVKTWSLLPDTASMDQSYFTLRLTGSALLDPKEKITLNLSTALFRPVELEEDEWISMYTTDKEGSNILENEVEKKIDETLNKENSEEDRIYKFKRLRDFDMRQVPNTTNSGSFGELALIFNDEDNIAYYKPLRSRIELKRRRVNDVLRPIVRENNIDQINISLRNPTTQEANSRDNLRTRFDPINFPSVDEEFDNNDDNNNINDE
- the SAF1 gene encoding SCF ubiquitin ligase complex subunit SAF1 (similar to Saccharomyces cerevisiae SAF1 (YBR280C); ancestral locus Anc_1.307), translating into MTEKTNPDTINIEDLPSDIVQSTLPFLSPNDLKNLSLTNKYFHNLLSQDESTTVWHELFHKVFGTQHTNDEPFQSKNSEEYKSVSETICINTYPDLNWHERFRKRSHDSAFYTWGCLKHSRLGYTANSNPNLLQSNINNVGISSKFGVNKPTKVPWFNNDPTADRTTSISPQNSVVQISSGGFSFQILTSSGKIYSTGSTFTGGHKGPGPLDLDHDYDPFRDFISHMESSFPRLRVPGRGLVNTTGSFNIQRISPTTTSNASIGEPHPNIYQKLEEIEKYSSQYIPNNDHIRRMFTSNCFAAFQVEDVATFFDEKNAPKFIAISSGRSHFIGLTDQNVLFSWDSPTSDFGAKIEFKDLPSRETNPILKIGCGWNFSCIYIYNIGLVVWSSRSSIQKGITESFANYKIIPNTSELSGDNKILDFACLQDNTVLYITTSGKQIYLYKDGQTITLDLDIKGRLLKITSCFSLITIFTDQHSYMLKVSNGTIDYTSLSSLDLDIQGETIISLAAGDYHTIGLSQRGNIYTWGTESQQCGCLGLGAPEYIVTQAMLGETEGRRNIKVLKPTKVELEEGYKCIGITGGGWHSGAILIKK
- the MPM1 gene encoding Mpm1p (similar to Saccharomyces cerevisiae MPM1 (YJL066C); ancestral locus Anc_1.310), with product MGICQEEDLESSNVEQFNKKFLENKSTSFLINNHHEYENHPINYINNNGMLLPQTFFDSPSSIFDNLLPFSNNPSSFLTGSRKLPTDSQFEKCKKLSGLSVWDTSGIWNCLFPKNTPSDEINPPYTNPFKSNTSNNNEGNSINKSRFSTHWEPKLLSAPNKEEVLADKKHDLGLFFSNYNVYLSWKLHMKSLEKDLLETKRKELIKQQNKQINFPNTPEDIQIFGSSSATGNDNKNKNIIGTSQSISMNSTNEGKQKISLYKTYFDDGTVSVKTETETTPWNTKKTTKNTKEETILVEDDNS